In Corylus avellana chromosome ca2, CavTom2PMs-1.0, the following proteins share a genomic window:
- the LOC132170950 gene encoding DAG protein, chloroplastic-like: MAMFSLSLVSKPLTPISLPKPYAPTLVLTPTTCLRFDYSSPHLNPAASKSRPFVRAAAVDGDYSAKRSSGSSSGEPRETIMLPGCDYNHWLIVMEFPKDPAPTREQMIDTYLNTLATVLGSMEEAKKNMYAFSTTTYTGFQCTVDEETSEKFKGLPGVLWVLPDSYIDVKNKDYGGDKYINGEIIPCKYPTYQPKQRSGSKYESRRYERRRDGPPPDKRRPRQEASTSDSAPASG; encoded by the exons ATGGCAATGTTTAGTCTTTCTCTCGTCTCTAAACCCCTAACCCCTATTTCTCTCCCCAAACCCTACGCACCCACTCTCGTTCTCACTCCGACAACTTGTCTCCGCTTCGACTACAGTAGCCCGCACTTGAACCCCGCTGCCTCCAAATCTCGGCCGTTTGTTCGAGCAGCAGCCGTTGATGGGGATTACTCGGCCAAGAGAAGCAGTGGTAGTAGCAGTGGCGAGCCCAGGGAGACCATCATGCTACCGGGTTGCGACTACAACCACTGGCTGATCGTGATGGAGTTCCCCAAGGACCCTGCTCCCACAAGGGAGCAGATGATTGACACTTACCTCAACACTCTCGCCACTGTACTGGGCAG CATGGAAGAAGCAAAGAAGAATATGTACGCTTTCAGTACCACCACCTACACTGGATTCCAGTGCACGGTTGATGAAGAAACATCTGAGAAATTCAAGG GATTGCCTGGGGTTCTCTGGGTATTGCCAGATTCATACATAGACGTCAAAAATAAAGACTATGGAG GGGATAAGTACATCAATGGAGAGATAATTCCCTGCAAGTACCCTACTTATCAACCAAAACAACGCAGTGGATCAAAATATGAAAGTAGAAGGTACGAGAGACGAAGGGATGGCCCCCCTCCTGATAAGAGAAGACCTAGACAAGAGGCATCTACTTCAGACTCAGCCCCGGCCTCTGGTTGA